Proteins encoded by one window of Anticarsia gemmatalis isolate Benzon Research Colony breed Stoneville strain chromosome 15, ilAntGemm2 primary, whole genome shotgun sequence:
- the RpL17 gene encoding ribosomal protein L17: MGRYSREPDNPAKSCKARGSNLRVHFKNTYETAMAIRKLPLRRAVRYLKNVTEQKECIPFRRFNGGVGRCAQAKQFGTTQGRWPKKSAEFLLQLLRNAESNADYKGLDVDRLVIDHIQVNRAPCLRRRTYRAHGRINPYMSSPCHIEVCLSEREDAVARAAPADDAPAKKKLSKKKLARQKEKMMRE, from the exons CATGCAAAGCGCGTGGCTCGAATCTCCGTGTTCATTTCAAG AACACATACGAGACAGCAATGGCTATCAGGAAACTGCCCCTGCGCCGCGCTGTACGTTACCTTAAAAACGTGACTGAACAGAAGGAATGCATTCCCTTCCGCCGTTTCAACGGTGGTGTAGGCCGTTGCGCACAGGCCAAGCAGTTTGGCACCACACAAGGTCGTTGGCCCAAGAAATCCGCAGAGTTCTTGCTTCAGTTGCTAAGGAACGCTGAGTCCAACGCTGACTACAAAGGTCTGGATGTCGACAGGCTGGTCATTGATCACATTCAG GTGAACCGCGCCCCCTGCCTGCGCAGACGCACATACCGTGCGCACGGTCGCATTAACCCTTACATGTCATCTCCCTGCCACATCGAGGTATGTTTGAGTGAGCGTGAGGACGCCGTGGCCCGCGCCGCACCCGCTGATGACGCGCCCGCTAAGAAGAAGCTGTCGAAGAAGAAGCTCGCGCGTCAAAAGGAAAAGATGATGAGGGAATAG